The Vigna angularis cultivar LongXiaoDou No.4 chromosome 9, ASM1680809v1, whole genome shotgun sequence DNA window CTCAACAGAAATAGGTGGAACAGCTTTAAACAAAGCGTTTGCAACAATAACAGTTCCTGGATTTTGACTGCTAAGACCAGCAATAGCAACAGCATTTCCATAACCGACATTGAGTTGGAAGTGAACGAGACCAATTGGGAAGACAAAGACATCACCCTTGTTCAAGACTTTGGTGAAAAGGCGATTTCCATCTTGATTTGAGGATACAAATCCAACATAAAGTGTTCCTTCGAGAACAATAAGGATCTCAGTGGCACGAGGGTGGGTGTGGGGAGGGTTTAAACCCTTTGGTGCAAAATCTATGCGAGCCAAAGATATGCCCAGCGTGTTCAATCCAGGTAGTTGATCAACAGCCACAGGAGTCACCTGTGCATTCAGTGGGTTGTCGGTGTTCCCAGGTTCCACATGTAAGGAGAAATCTTCAGCTTTCACTGCCTTTGGGTCTTTGCAAAATTCTCCATTCACAAACACTACCAATTACAAAGCAATGGTTATTATATATGTAGCATGAATACTATCCTGATCCCTTCACACGTGGACACTTGGACACGTGTAATTTTCAAATGGTAAGAAAGAAGATTTATATATTAGatcattatgaattatttaaatcGAGGTATTCAAAATTATCTAAAAGTAAAgttggtaaaaaaataaatgttattcaTTTATGTCATATCCAAATAGTAAAAAGAAGATATAATTCTTTCAAGACGTTTCATCCCTTCTTAATCATCATCCTGAAAAAGATACTTCAGTccaattatttaaatacaaaatttaaaaaaaaaaatacattgtaTAAATAGGTGATTaggaatttaataaaatcattttcaatatataattgTATCTATATATATGATTGAAGACTATTTTTACGTACCACCATCGCGTTCCTTGATTGCAACACAAAAGTCTTGCAGGGGACTAGGGTCATACGCAGAAACAAGTGAGGAAGTGAAAGCTAAGATGGCAAGAAGCAAGTAAAcagctttcatttttttccctttcgGTATCAAACGATTCTTGTGCTTTGTAATGTTGTGAGAAGTGAGTTTTGATTCATTTGGAGATCGGTATTTATAAGGATGAAGCATCGATTGCTTTGCAGATTGTATTTAccgtaattaattttttatttagtgagGAACCGTTCCTTAACAACTACATAGGTACTTGATCAAAGAGTAGACTAAAGAGATGCCCcatgtgaaaaagaaaacgCAAGTGTTTCGGTGTTACCTCTTCAACTGGCTTTGCTTGTTATACTTGTTCccctaatattattttatgagaGGATTATCGTTAACTTAATCAATGTTTAGTTTGGACTTTGTTTCAATATAGTACATTGATGACGTTATAGTTTAAATGGGTTGAATGGAAAAATTTTGTGAGGGACTGGGTCATACTTATCATCAAATGTATATTTACCACGGCTAAACATAGAGACCATTTCTGATGCCGCTGTCAACAACTTCAGAAAATGACTACTCAAACATTTCAATAATACAAGAgtgtttgaatatatatatgatctTGAATCATTCACAAAATAAAATGGCCAAGGGAAAACTTGAACAGTTCAATACATTCTTTATTTATCAAGATATTCtgtagaaaaattataattactttattattatattctttaatgctatttcgtttttctttttctttttccttgttGTCTTCTTCTCGACGTCTGTGTTGTTGGTAAGATCCCACGATTTAGTAGCAGCGACAATCTTCAGTTTGTCCATCCCTAAttctttcagtttttttttaatttttccataaTATTTTCTTAGAGCAGGTATGGGCTTTAGAAATTTGTTCCTAGACTAAACTCCTATAATTAATCTTCTCaattataagaataattaaTCTTCTCAATTTAGAATCACAATCAAGTCAATATTTAAaggtttaaatatgtttagttatgctagatttaatttttgtaacatTATTCTTTTAGTTGTTTAATgtcacttattttattttcttttaggcAAAACAACGCTGTTCATATCTTTGCGATATACTGTAAAAATATGTActtaaaatatagtaatttCGGTTAATGTAATATGAATTTCTGTTCCTAGTCCAAATAATATGTTGAGTATCTAACCAAAATAAGTGATAATGGATATTACAAGCTAAAAGAATTAATAGAAACTAGTTAAAATCTATTGTACACGTTTATTTAAAGAGACCTAAAAAGACTTTTGTAAGAGTAATTCATTCTTCAATCAACTAAAATTGTACGACTCATAACCTTTTATATAACtgatagaaatattttattacaattaattatatataattagtaaatcaattatatatgcGCTAGTAAATAACAAATACagtattgtaaaaataaataagcaatAAATTATACTTTCAATATTATTTGTCTGAAATATAACTTAATCACGCTAAATTAATGAATAGttgatttcataaaattttaattttatttcatattttgatATTTCGGTGAGggaaatgatatattattttattgatataatgatattatttgtttgaaatattCTACAACTTATATAAAGAATTTGTAAtaaattgtatgttttatttttgcttatattGATATGTAGAATATGGATCATAATTTTGTTATCTTGCCAGCTGATATAAACCGACCTTAGCTCAGTTGGTAGAGCGGAGGACTGTAGTTGGATTTAACAGACATCCTTAGGTCGCTGGTTCGAATCCGGCAGGTCGGATTTTTTTCCTCATTTTTCTCAATAAagcagaaaaaataataattttcttttgtcatTTGAAGTATTCCATAACACTTTATGAATGTGTTATTCAACAATACCTGGTAACAAAAAAATCACATGAAATTCTTAAATAGTAAGACATGATAAAACTTTCTTGCATTTCTATAAAAATTTCATGCTTCCTTAGAAAAACTATTTTTGGAACGGATTAACTCTTCGTAATATCAATACTTTCAAAAATATACTCTCTATAACACTTTACAATCACATTTATCATCAtgaaaaaagttatttgaaaccaattttaaattcatccgctgtaagataaattttattttcaattatttttgctAATATAATATCTATGTTATTTCTCTATTAACATTAGCATCtacaatgttttttttctaatatcaaaagcaatttttttatGAGAACTGAGATATTTTAAGTTGatgtcaaaaatattattttttgaccAACATAAACCAAAACAAAGGTCGCCATTATTTTTCTACTAACATTAATTAgtctttttttattgatatgaaattatttttcacttaGAAGTCAAAATTACTTCTCAATTCACATTTGATAGAATTTTCTCCAATGATGTCAATGAGCCTATTCTTTTATCGATGTCAACTTTTTCACTTAAAATCTACAATGATTAATCTTGTCAATATCTAAAAGGATTGTTTATCCGTCACATCACGCGTATTATTTGGCGGTAATTGGAATAATCaatccaaacaaaataaattataattcttcAAACTATTTTATCTAAACATAgcgtttcaaaaattaaaataattcaagttgaatatatttaaatattttaaaagtgataaattCTCAAATACTAATGACTTAAAATGTCACATTATGAAcccattatatttaaattatgaaatcaaCTTATAGCTCCTTGTATGCCAGTTATAGCAGTACTAATCACAAATCGATATCATTTCCACTGTCAAATTTGGGTGAAATATTCTTCTGACGTTTTTGTCAGTAATTCGACTTTTAGTGGCAGACAGTCAAGAAAACCATGTTTTTCCCTTCGGAATTATCTGATGTCGCAAGTTACGTActgaatatttttcatttataactCTTATAAATATCATCAACATTATTGCATAAATATCTTATACACATTGATACGTTGGTAAAATTATACTAAATCACATTGGAGTACAAGTTGATCTAAATAAGCTCCTTTTGTCCCACCCAAACAAGTCAAAATGAAAACTTTAAGGAGTCCATACAGGTACACAGAACAACTTCTGAAAGctttattttggtttaaatttATGATGTATATGGTTGAGtggataaaaaaacaaaagaattagAAGCAAATAAAAATCTGAACTATGGAAAAAATGAACTATTTGAGTTTCAGTTAGTATTTATTTCACTTCAGAAATTCCCTTACAGCAATTATAAGGCCAATATACCATACAGTTCTAGCTTCTTCCACCTCAGAAATGCTTTTTAACTTCACCATAATTTATACTGACAAGAATATTCTTAGAGATGCTGCTAAACATGCCATAACCCTGATGTTTTTATAAGGCAACAAAAGCATGCCTAGAATGTGCTCCAGTTAAATCTGAAAATAGATTTAGTCCAAAAGCACTCAATGTGTATATCCCTTTTAGTGGTGTGTAAAGGTTTTATTTATAGAGATAGAAGAGGTTATTTTCCACTCTATCACCTAGGAGCAGTAGGGTAATGATACTATTGTTAGGGTTTCTTGCTCTAAATGGACTCCAACCCCAATATTTAAATCCAAATTTTATCAACTTTTCATATTCACTATCCTGGACCTACCAGAATataataagtataaatataatattcacACTGAAAAAATCATTTCATCATGAGAaggagatgaaagagaaaatgaataaatcacattcaaaagAAATCAAAACATATAACTACCTTAGTTTTATGTTCCTTAAGGTGCACATCAGCATTGATGAGGCCTCTAAATTTTCGGCATTTACTTGTCAAAAGAAGTCTACCCTGGTGTGTAAACAACAAGTAGAAACAACTTTTACCAGTCAAAATGCAGATATTGGCTGCTATATTCAATGAAGAAAATTGAATATTGTAACATCTATAAAAAATGGAATAGCAATTCATTCCACACATCAGGTACCCCAGGCAAGCACCAATGTATGCAATCAGAGTAAGATGAGGGATTTGACAACTGTTCAGGCCTAAGGGGCTCCCAAAATTTGCGAAAAATGGAAGGATGACCATCTTTCCTATACTCTGATAGTTGAGTGATGTTGATGACAGAAACTTTTGAACTCAAATTGCTTAGGATCTTCTCCACAGTGTTCATTGTGGGCAAATCTGAACCGCTTCCCCAATAGCCCTCATTGTAAATAGGGTCCTTCTCCCCATAGCAGTTTCCTTCACTTTCTGGTTTCCACTCTCGGCTCCTGAATGATAATAGTTTCAATTCAGTGAGAAAACATGGAGGAGGAGATATTTGGATTTCATCAATTAATGTTGTGATGGTATAGATAGAGAGGTGTAGCGATATAAATGAGAAGatatcaaatattttgaatgagATGCATTTCGGAACTAAATACGAGGATAACAAAACAATATCATACACCATTAATAACGAATAAAAATACTTTCAATTCACTTCtaattttcataaactaatgACGACTTCAGCAAAAGCCaattcctttttgtttttcagtGTCTATGGAAGATCCCATATAGGAACCTAATAACTGTTGGACCGATTCACCTCATTTTCTTCactgttatattattattattctaaaacTCTTACTGACTTGTGTAACATAGAGTCTCTCATAGGTGTTCATACTTGGACATTACTCTCAGAGGTTCTCCTCACGGAGTCCACAAGGTCGATAAGGAGACTTCGCTTCTTCTATGGTTTGTACAACAATGCTCTACCTTTTGGTAAAACCTGTTGGCACCCATTATTGGGCTTGGGTAAAATCTTTCCCAACCCACTCacatttatggtaattactagAAGCCAGAAGAATACCATCTCCTCTTCAAACTGTTAGATGGATCTTTCTTCAATCATAAACAACCTCAACACATATGGAGAAACTGTTTCAAAAGAACAACGACACAATGCACAACAGAATTGCAGCCATGAAACAACAGAGAGAACATATGATTTTAACTCGCCAAGGCTTGGAGCTTGTTCGACAACATCAGACAGCCTCCAACAATAACATAACAACCTCTAGTGGGTATGTGATCAACAAATTGACGAATTCCAAGTTCTATGTGACCCATATACTTTATTATCACTGTCAATATGATGTTCTTTCGTAAAGCACTCATACAAAGGTAAAATATATGTCATAAAGGAAGTTTTGTCTACACTTTATTCTCGGCAGAACACACTTCAACCTTAATGAGCCCAACAACATCACTATTACATGCACTAAACAATTTGAGGAACTCCTCTATAAAATCCCTCAAGGTATACTTAGAGGCGTAGGAATCAACTTCACCGAAATGAAAATAGAGGGAAACCTATCTTTGCTTTTACCTCTCAACCTACTCAACCCTACCAATTCTACAGTCTCTTGAGAAGTAGTGTGTCACTTAAGTAAAAATTGGAAACAACATGCATTATCTCCACCAAGAAGGGGCGGTCACCAGATAACACCAATGAAAGATGAAAGAGGGCTATCTCTTCCACCATGTCCCTCCCTATGGAGAAAGAGTTCAGCCACTCTTTGAACAAGACTCCTCCAATGTTGCTAACCTCCTTGATGACTAGGGGGCTACCACCATAAGAAGAGTTgggaaaagatgaagaaaatgactTGTTGAAATAAGAACATACCTAGATTGacaaaaggaaagaagaacaagTTGGAGGATACGAACAAATAAGGAGAAGAAGGCAAGTGTGCTCTTGAAGGatattgaataaaagaaaaagtgtcAAAACGGAAGTAAAAGTGTCTTTCAAAAGAACATTAACTGATCTTGTGCAAAACAACACACCCTTACCAAAATGTCACGTCTTAATGACATGTCTTGAAAACACATGATTGCCACCAAAAAGATTGGTCATAAAAATGAGCATTGAAGGTATATTTTACAATGGTTGCTCATCATTGCAaagattttttatatacttGGCGAAATAAAGTGGTCGTGttcaaacacataaaaatagaattaataCAAATCATAACCATAAAATTCGATCATAAAAGGTCAACCATCAATAACCCAATCGTTAAAAGTCTACCTCGTCAAACTTGTTCACCCTATAAAGGTGAACAAATCGTTCAAATCTTACATAACTTACTCACTCGACTTCTAAGCTTGGGGTTTGTGTACCTACCTACCTCCAAGATACTCATATTTGTAGTATTTCCTATTTTGATAAACTTAAACTTCAATCTAGTAGTCCAAAATTCAACCTAGTCAGTTGAGTGTTGAACTTGGAACCGAAATCTTGTAGTTAATTTCAATTTAGTGATGCAAAGAACACAACAACAGGACTTGGAACCGAAATCTTGTAGTTAATTTCAATTTAGTGATGCAAAGAACACAACAACAGATTATCCTTTATTGTTGTTAAGCTTCACTCACATAGAccaaaaatcctataaatatataCCACTACCAAAGGGATTACTACCTACCTACTTATCTCCACTcttatattactattattctaaagctcttaaaaatataagtgtCGAAGAGACTTTTATAAGTGGACCTTCACTGAGTATTCTAACAATTACAATCAAAGTTCATTTTTAGGGATTTTGTCAGCTCAACAAGGAGCCATCAATCCTCCCACATCTCACCATTGACACCCCACCTTCTAGTGAGAGCAAACCTGTATCATATATACCAACAAGGGGCACTTAGTGCACAATAGGTGATCTAGGTAATGGCCAATTGACATCTAAAATTCCATAGTCAGATTCGACTTCAAAGGGAGCTAATACAATTTAAGTTTAAGGCAAGGAGGATACCCCGTTGGCTAGTACATGTCAAAGGCAACATCCGTCAACAAGAGCTTCATTTGTGACCTACCAAGGGAAATTATGAACAATGGGAATCAAACCAAGCCTTCAAGGCTAAACACGTTGGTTCTTACAAACTAAACTAACCAAGAGCTAAcatctttttttattcaaagGAATTGAACAAAAACATGATGACAATctctcaaattaaattttaaactccTCAAATCTTTCACAATTTCAAGAGGACAATGAGTTAATtcttgttagatatattagattattacatATCTTAtatatcttatctttatcttttatctttatttagtttgttattattccttatttgtataaaataattctagaagGCTTAATTGATctctctcataatcttctatttataaaaataaattgatacaagaatacatgataattagggtaacttaaacacaatataatcatgataaatagggtaacctagacacaatataatcatgataaatagggtaaccctagacacaatataatcatgataaatagggtaactctaggcataatataatcatgataaatagggtaaatattctaacactcccctcaagctggagcatacaaattgtatgtgccaagcttggaataaataaactcaatccaacCAAATCAACTTGTCTAAAATGTCAAGACAATAGACGTGGTAACTTTGGCTCTGAACAAGATGCACATATGCTTCCGACCATCGAGAGAGAATGTttataaaccaaattggactcaCAATCCAGCATAGCCAAAGAGACTCCTAATAAGCTTATGAAGAATAATATTGGACAACCACGAAACTTCATTTAGCACCATGAACCTTCAAGTAGGATGACTTTGACAAGgttgatttccatcaaaagtgaatgatgagtGGTAGACAACGACAAACTACAGAGACTGGATTGCCATCAAGTAAGGATGGGGCTTGCATGGCTAATTAAGACAAACTACAGGGATTAAATTGCCATCagtgactgatggggcctgtagtggttGAAAGCGACcaaactgcagggactaaacTACTATCAAGTAaggatggggcctgtagtggctaaAAGCGACAAACTACAGAGACTAAATTGTCATCCGTGACtaatggggcctgtagtggttGAAAGCAACAAACTACAAGGactgccatcactgactgatgagGTGATGGGGGCCTGCAATGGCTGAAAGgacaaaactacagggactgccatcactaactgaTGGGGCATGCAGTGGCTGGAAACATATTGCAGTGGCTAGAAATATATTGCAGTTGCTGGAAACATACTCCCCCTCACAGAAAACGACGAAAATGACGACGTGCCAAGACAAATCGTGAAGGTGGAAGATCATTATGGTctcctttattcatcaaagGATCCAAAAATAGATCTCACAAGGGACTGGTGAAATTGTTTGACTAAGATTCTTAATCTTGCCAGAAATAGACTCCCCCTCATGGCATGAGAACCTTCAACCTATGACTTTGGTTTTGAAATTCCTTGTGTTAACAAGCTAATAACACTGACTCTCCTTGGagacttgtaaataaatgacaCAAGCCATCAGAAACATCACAACTGCTACAATACGCAAATGCTGAAACAGAGGTATAATGCTGAAatagagagttttttttttaatttggtcgAGCGAGACGAACTACAATGACACGGTGTGATTCCGACACCGGAAAGGTGGCATGACAAGCGTCGAATGCTTATTGAAGAGAAGTCGTGCGTGACAAGATGAGAATGAGGCAACGACTAGGGATGAGTCGTGCTCCTCGAGGcgcacaaaacccctaacttCGCCAGAGAAAATGTGACCATGGCAGAGGCGAACGTCGGACAAATGTGGCGTGCATGGCGGCGCCTAAATGAGAACTAGCCCTCTCGCTCAAGGAGGCGATCCAGATCACTAGTGGTCGGACTAAACTGTGGCAGCAGATGGCAACGGACGACAATAGACGACAATAGACGGTGGTCGGCAGCGGACAACAGCGGACGATGACAAACGGCGTCGGGAACAGAAGTTGATGGTGACAAACTTCTGTGGACAGCTCCTCACTGTGGCAAAACAGTGTTAGATGGCCAACGGCAAATGGCACCAGACAACGACAAACGACGTCGAACAGCTGCAAACGGCGccgggacagcggcaaacggcgcctggacagcagcaaacggcgcctggacagtgGCAAATGGTGCTTGACAGTTGCGGACAACAACTAAGGTTTGGAGACTAAACAGAAATCAGAACGAGACTACTCATTGAAGTATTTCATAAAAGATGACATTTTTAAGACCGCTGGTGGCCAGTGCCGCCACCGGCAGCAACAAACACAGAGTAGGAAGAGACTCAGATAACCTGCTCTGATACaaacttgagaattaaactgtaaaataattctagagggcttaattgatctctctcataatcttctatttataaaaataaattgatacaacagtacatgataattagggtaacttagacacaatataatcatgataaatagggtaacctagacacaatataatcatgataaatagggtaacctagacacaatataataatgataaataggataaccctagacacaatataatcatgataaatagggtaactctagacataatataatcatgataaatagggtaaatattctaacacttACAAACTAAACTAACCAAGAGCTAAcatctttttttattcaaagGAATTGAACAAAAACATGATGACAATctctcaaattaaattttaaactccTCAAATCTTTCACAATTTCAAGAGGACAATGAGTTAATtcttgttagatatattagattattagatatcttatatatcttatctttatcttttatctttatttagtttgttattagtccttatttgtattttggacttaatccatatttattctattataaataaagtaccctatgtgtatattcaacacaagaaagattaatctcatacataatttttactatattgaacatggtatcagagcctatgtttcttttagaaaaaaaaatttgtcgcCTCTGCCACTACACCCGTCGTGCCGGCAACGGCGCCATCTATCGCCACCATCACCAAAGTTCCAATTTCGACCAGAGACTACACAGTTTTGATCATCTCAGCCAGGCAACCACCGTGCCGTCAACGACGCCTTCATCGGAGCTCTTACGCACTCTCGACACCTTTCTAAGTTGTGAATTTGCTCCCTTTTTCGCTGTGCATGGTGACGCGTCCTGTCTCCTCTCCGACAATGATTCAAAGCGCTAAGGTTGCCCGTTTTCCTGTTTCTAGTTccttgattggagaatcttagattttagggtttatgttcatccatggcttcttcCGCTGCTATCTCTTTTGACCTTTGTTCTATCACTGGTGTGTCTGACTCGTACATATATGCTTTTTCTCCAATGGCAAAGATGGCTTCTGTTAGTTTATTAATAACCATGGTGGCTCTTCAACAATGATCTCTTTATCAACTAGAGTTCCTTAACGACGATTTGCATGAAGACATTTAAATGGAGCAACCTCTTgaatttgttgctcaggggagTCTTTTGAATTGGTTAATCGTCTTCacaaatcattaataatttggtATCACTCGAGTGCAAAAGTAGATATTTTCATTAagtctttatttattatatttgtaacaagcttggtatACACACATTTGTATGTATCAGTTTGAGGAGaaatgttagatatattagattattagatatcttatatatgttatttttatcttttatttttagttagtttgttattattccttatttgtattttaggcttaacccatatttcttctattataaataaagtaccTTATGTATCAAAAggaagattaatctcatacatagtttttacTATATTGAACCATTCTATATCAAACTTTTTATTGGATAAACTTGCATAAACTCTCAAATCAAGAAGCATGTTCATAAATGTGAAATCAGTTATAATGTTTGTTCCCATTGACCCCACAGTAATTGCTATACCATGACTTAGATGATCTGGAAAATAACtcattttaaaatcttttcactTTAATGACCATTGTGCACATTGGATAAAATGAGCCCACAAACAATGGAAGAACAAATGCAACAACACTGGTTGTCAAACACACTTTTGgagacaaacaaacaaagaacaCACAAAGCAAGATACCAAGAATTGTTAGATAAACTTAAATGTGGTTAGTTACCTTTAATAGTTCTATCATAATTAGTAGTCTTAGGAATTGCAAAGGTTAGGAGTGCTTCTAGTAATGATTGTGGCATGCAATAGAGTTCATTACATATAGTTTAGGTAGTAGTTGTATTTAATGGATGTAGTTGAAGGGCCAAGACAAAAATAGTTCTTGTACCACTCAATGTAAAAACACAAGTAATATTACAGAGTGTTTATCCAGAAAGACTTGTTTGTCAACAAGAATAAGTCATCTCATTTACTATGCCGTGCAATTTTTTTCTCTACTAGAGAGGTAGATGCTCTAAAAGGAGCTTTTTACAAGACTGTTAAGAATTAGCTAGAAACACTAATGAACTTCTAACTAAATGAGTGTAAATAGTTATGCAGAAAACCAGATTGCTAGCACATAAGCAGATAAGAAAAGTCCCTGCTAGACGCTTTAATCCAATAGATGCTTCTGATAAGCAACACGCTCTATAAGAATATCTAAGTTGTTATACTTTAGATGCCCTTATCCTAGAAAGTAGTTTAGTACACAAGATCCTACTGTGACTtacatttttatgaatttatatataatttgatcaCTAGAGTAGTTTGATCTAATattgtattaatatataatcAACACTTCATTAGTGGAATTTTCTATTTAGCTTTATAATGATGttgaaatattgaattattGTTGTGTTAATAGCATTTTGTTTTGCCTATATGTCATTAGTAAGTCttctaataattttactttttctatttcataAGAGTTGACAGGTCACAGAGCTTAAGAATCAACTACACAAGCCAGCTTGGTGGAAGATCCACAAACTCACGTTTGACAACCTAGAATAGGTACCGAGAAGTTTACAACAACTTCCAAACACTCTTTAACCAATTGAATTTGACTCTCTAAAACCTATAATATCTTGATACAACAGAATCGTATTAGATGTTTTCAAAGAAAGTCAAAATTCAAACTAGAAACTATAAGTACTCTTACGGTGCTTATCTAACAGAACTGCTCTGTCATGGAAGTGAGAGGACTAGAAGCCAAGGAATTAAAAACTCTAGAACAGGTAAGTTGTAAACCATAGAATTTGCATTGGGTTATCCAATGAAACATGGTTAAGAGGAATGATAACAATCAATATAATTCTGCTATAAGTTCTAAGAATACACAACAAAGTTAATCTAGACCAGCCAGCAAAAACTGGTTTCCGCTCTAGCTATTGTATCATAATATAACCTGTGGAAAAAGGTCTATCTCCAAGAATGCATACTAGCAATATTTCCCTCCATATATGATCATACAAAATATAGATTGGTTGCTCACCAGAGATGAGTTGGTGACATGGTCACAAAAAAGACACGCTTCTTCAGGGGATCAACTTTTGAAGATACCCATTCTGCCCAAGCTCCCATGGCCAACTCCATGGCTCCTCGCCCATCCAATTCTTCACAAGCTCCATTTTCTTCAGTAGTCCATCTGCCATAGAAGAAAATACAAGATACATTAGAACAGAGAAGAAAAATTTTCCTTAAAAAACAACTTGTACATTGATGAATTGATACGGACAATAG harbors:
- the LOC108320147 gene encoding germin-like protein subfamily 1 member 20, with the protein product MKAVYLLLAILAFTSSLVSAYDPSPLQDFCVAIKERDGVFVNGEFCKDPKAVKAEDFSLHVEPGNTDNPLNAQVTPVAVDQLPGLNTLGISLARIDFAPKGLNPPHTHPRATEILIVLEGTLYVGFVSSNQDGNRLFTKVLNKGDVFVFPIGLVHFQLNVGYGNAVAIAGLSSQNPGTVIVANALFKAVPPISVEVLARALQLDNKVIEDLQRKSWYGKD